The Lycium barbarum isolate Lr01 chromosome 12, ASM1917538v2, whole genome shotgun sequence genome includes a region encoding these proteins:
- the LOC132623575 gene encoding pathogenesis-related thaumatin-like protein 3.5, with protein sequence MAKPQVLLPLFCLSFVFLFSGVLSATFTLVNQCSYTVWPGILSGAGTTQVSPTGFQLNPGQAIPVSVPAGWSGRLWGRTFCSQDSTTGKFTCVTGDCGSGTLECIGGAAPPATLAEFTLNGAGGLDFYDVSLVDGYNLPMLVTPQDGTNCSATGCVVDLNGPCPSELKLIGSGGEGGSECVACKSACGAFGDPKYCCSGPFATPDTCKPTDYSEFFKSSCPRAYSYAYDDGTSTFTCASADYVITFCPASSTSQKSLGGKYAGGSNVSLVSSSGILTSGPLPLFTSLTITILAALWLLRDLH encoded by the exons ATGGCGAAACCCCAAGTCTTACTTCCCCTGTTCTGTTTATCTTTTGTATTCCTATTTTCAG GGGTGTTGTCAGCAACATTTACATTAGTAAACCAGTGCAGTTATACAGTATGGCCAGGGATATTATCGGGTGCTGGAACTACCCAGGTTTCTCCTACAGGATTTCAGCTGAATCCTGGACAGGCCATACCCGTTTCAGTTCCAGCAGGTTGGTCAGGTCGTTTATGGGGTCGAACTTTTTGCTCCCAAGATTCCACTACAGGTAAATTCACATGCGTTACAGGTGATTGCGGCTCCGGAACATTAGAGTGCATCGGTGGAGCTGCACCACCAGCCACTCTAGCCGAGTTCACACTCAATGGAGCCGGTGGGCTCGATTTCTATGACGTCAGCCTTGTAGATGGTTATAATTTACCGATGTTAGTGACCCCACAAGATGGGACCAACTGTTCTGCAACTgggtgtgttgttgatcttaatgGGCCATGTCCATCTGAGCTGAAGTTGATTGGTAGTGGTGGTGAAGGTGGTAGTGAGTGCGTGGCGTGTAAGAGCGCGTGTGGAGCGTTTGGGGATCCGAAGTATTGTTGTAGCGGGCCTTTTGCTACGCCTGATACATGTAAGCCGACGGATTACTCGGAGTTTTTTAAGAGTTCATGCCCACGCGCATATAGCTATGCGTATGATGATGGAACTAGCACCTTCACTTGTGCTTCTGCAGATTATGTCATCACATTTTGTCCTGCTTCTTCCACTAG CCAGAAATCATTAGGAGGAAAATACGCTGGTGGCAGCAATGTTTCATTGGTCAGTAGCAGTGGTATTTTAACCTCAGGTCCATTACCACTTTTTACAAGCTTGACGATCACCATTCTAGCAGCCCTTTGGCTGTTGAGGGATTTGCATTGA